The following is a genomic window from Crossiella equi.
CGCCCAGCCCGGCGGCGACGCCCTGTACGAGGTGGTCACCGACGGCGGCTCCGTCGTGCGCAGCCCGAGCCTGGCCAAGCTCGACCCGGCCTGGACCGGCCTGCCCCCGGCCCCGGGCGACGCCCCGGCGGACTGGACCGGCACCGGCCAGGCCACCCTGCGGCCCGGCAAGCACCCGCACTGGCGCGAGTACCGCACCTACACCGTGCTGAGCCGGGTGGTCGAGGACGTGCCCGCCGCCCTGGTCGAACCGCTGGGCCGGGAGTCGTCCACACCGGAGGGTGGCCTGGCGCCCACCTCCGACCGCGTCTACCGCGTGACCGTGCACCTGTTCGTCCTGCCCTGGGACACCCACCTCACCCTGGGCCTGTTCGACGACACCCTGGCCTTCTTCGTCCCCCTGGCGGCCCTGCTGGCCGGGCTCGCCGCGTGGCTGGCCGCGGGCCGGGCCCTGCGCCCGGTGGAGGCTATCCGCCGCGAGCTGGCCCGCGTGCCGGGCCGACTGGACCACCGCGTCCCGGTCCCGGCCACCGGCGATGAGATCGCGCGCCTGGCGGTGACCACCAACGACACCCTGGCCCGCCTGCAGCACTCGCACGAGCGGCAGGAACGCTTCGTCGCCGACGCCAGCCACGAGCTGCGCAGCCCGCTGGCCAGCCTGCGCACCGGCCTGGAGGTCGCGCTGGCGCACTCCGGCCGCGCGGACTGGCCCGCCGTGGCACAGCGCTCGCTCCAGGACGTGCAGCGCCTGCAACGCATCACCGCCGACCTGCTCCAGCTGGCCACCGGAGCCCAGGGCCCGGCCACCGAGGTCGACCTGGCCGAGGTGGTGACCGAGCAGGTCGCCGAACGCGCCCACGACGACGGCCCGGCGGTGCGGGCGGTCCTGCCGGGCGGGCCCGCGGTGGTCCTGGGCGAAGGGGTGCAGCTGGAACGCCTGCTGCGCAACCTCCTGGACAACGCCGTCCGCCACGCCCGCGCCGCGGTCGAGGTGCACCTGGCCCACGACCGCGGCGAGCTGGTGCTGGAGGTCCGTGACGACGGCCCGGGCATCCCGCCCGCCGACCGCGAACGGGTCTTCGACCGCTTCGCCCGCCTCGACGACGCCCGCACCCGGGACGCGGGCGGCTCGGGCCTGGGCCTGACCCTGGCCCGCGACATCGCCACCCGCCACGGCGGTTCCCTGGTGGCCGCGGACAGCCCGGCCGGGGCGCGGCTGGTGGCGCGGTTCCCGGCAGCGACCTAGTAGTCGTCGTCCTCCCCGCTGAACTGCTCCTCCAGCTCGTCGGCGGTGGCCGCGAGCAGCGCCAGCGGTTCGGTGAACTCGTTGATGTCCATGTTCTCCAGCGGCACGGTGTGGCGCAGCACCAGGTGGTCGCCCATGATCACCACGCCGCCCGCCACGTTGTTGTGGCCCACCTCGACCAGGAACTTGCGCAGGTCGACCTGCCCGACCTCACCGCAGGGCGAACAGATCTGCACCCACTCGTGCCGGCTGTCCAGGACCTCCCGGCCGAGCAGGACGGTCTGGCTGCGGTCGTCCTCGAAGCGCACCAGCAGGCGCAGCTCGTCCGGACTCT
Proteins encoded in this region:
- a CDS encoding sensor histidine kinase, whose protein sequence is MPETTRAWWPRSVRRGTALATLLLCLAVFGLGWLGLREFVRLQLDRRAEQTTLVELNRLADAYRLGPTALATAQPGGDALYEVVTDGGSVVRSPSLAKLDPAWTGLPPAPGDAPADWTGTGQATLRPGKHPHWREYRTYTVLSRVVEDVPAALVEPLGRESSTPEGGLAPTSDRVYRVTVHLFVLPWDTHLTLGLFDDTLAFFVPLAALLAGLAAWLAAGRALRPVEAIRRELARVPGRLDHRVPVPATGDEIARLAVTTNDTLARLQHSHERQERFVADASHELRSPLASLRTGLEVALAHSGRADWPAVAQRSLQDVQRLQRITADLLQLATGAQGPATEVDLAEVVTEQVAERAHDDGPAVRAVLPGGPAVVLGEGVQLERLLRNLLDNAVRHARAAVEVHLAHDRGELVLEVRDDGPGIPPADRERVFDRFARLDDARTRDAGGSGLGLTLARDIATRHGGSLVAADSPAGARLVARFPAAT